TTGAGGCGTCGAGCGCTGAAATGATTGATGAACAAGAAGCGGGGAAATATTTTGAGAACCATTAGTAATGCGCGCAGAAAATATGTTTACCTAACCACAAACTGTGCAAGATATCAATATCAGCTTCAAACTTAGTCAATTATTCAAAAAAGTTTTTTATATCGATATCCAGCCCTTCGGCGATTCTTTCGAGACTCTCCAGGGTAATCCCTTTTTTACCAGCCATAAAGGCATATAGATAGCTCTTACTCATATCGATTTCAAAGGCAAGTTTTTCGGCTGAGATGCCGCGTTGGGTTAAAAGTTTGCGAATATTTTTGACCACTTTGGTTTGGGTTTTTGTCATAATATGTGTATAGTAGCTCATTTTTTTTGATCTCGAGGTGCTCCAAAGAGCACTTTTGAGAGTATCGACAAAATTGGAGGACTCTCTTTATGCCCAAGCTCCTGATTATCGAAGATCAACCTGCGCTCCGTGAAACACTGTGCATGGCATTAGAGCAGCCGGACGTGAAAATTCGCTGTGCCAAAGATGCGGAAGGGGGATTTTTGCATGCCCTGAAATGGCGGCCGGATGTGGTGATTACAGATTACGCATTGCCGGGGATGGATGGGATTGAATTGATAAAAAAAATTGTAATGAGAAAAGATAAGCCTCTCACCCCGACCCCTTGTGTCCGTAGTTCGGGGATCTCTCCAGGGGCGAGAGGGAGTGTTGGTCGGAGAAAGCCCCGCATCATTATGCTATCAGCGCGGATGGATGACGTATTGGAACAAAAGGCCTTGGAGCTCGGCGCAGACCGGTGCATGGGCAAGCCGTTTGATTTGTTGATACTTAGGATGTTGGTTGCGGAATTGATGAGGAAAAATCGGACAGTTGACAAGACAGGTTAGACGAAAATTTAATCGTTTCCCGTCAGATTTTATGATTGATTCTGCTGCAAAACCATCGGTTACTATCATTATGAGGAGCGATAGCGACGAAGTAATTTCTGTTTTATAAGGATAAAATCAGATTGCCGCGCGTCCTCCGGTCCCGACACCCGGCATTTGCCCCCGCATACGCAGGGCAAGCTGCCCGCAATGATTTTTTAGGGGGTTTTGCATCAGAGTTTATGATTCAACTTGATTTAAATGAATTCCCAGACTTGAAATGCCATTTTGGCGTTTCAAGTCTGGGACGGAACAAGAAAACTTCTCTTTGCCTTTTCTGAGAAGGGTGTTGCTATGCTTTCGACAGTTTTGCATAGCAAGCATGCCATAGCAGTCAATATTCAAATCATGCGGACATTTACCAAACTGCGTGAATTGATGAGTAGTTTGAACAAAGATTTGTTTCAGCGCATGAATCGGTACGTTGCGCAACTGGCCAAGCATGATAAGGAGATTTTTAGTGTTTTGGAGCGATTCAGTGCATTATGGATTTTTCGGTAACGTTAAAACGCAAATCAAAACCGATTGGATTTAAACCGCAGAAGTAGGGGCGGATCGGCTTTGTGACAGGATGTTTTGTTAAGTGGGAAACTACGATTAAAAAATTATATTAAATATTAGTTGACAATTATATAAATAAAATATAATATGTCCGAACCATGATAAATAAGATAAGTGATAAAAATAATTATTTGGAAATGTCGCAGATTCTCAGGTCAATTGGTCATCCGATTCGGTTACAGATGCTTATGGGGCTATGCGGCAGCGAATGCAATGTCAACAAGGTTTGGCGGCAATTAGGGATTAGTCAACCGCTGGCATCCCAGCATTTGATTAAAATGCGCAAAGCAGGATTGGTGGCGTCAACCCGTAAGGGCAAGCAGATCTGCTACAGCGTGACGGACGAACGTGTCCGGTCGATTCTGACATATATGTGCGATTTATTTGGTGTCACCGAACAAAAAAAAACAACAAAGGAGAAATGACGATGGCCATTCAGGTAAGCTCACAGGCATTTGCAGAGGAAGTAGAGAAGTCGGACAAACCGGTGGTTGCAGATTTTTATGCGGACTGGTGCGGTCCCTGCAAAATGATTACGCCGATCATGGAGGAAATTTTACAGGAACGCAGTGATTTGAAAATTGTAAAAATCAATGTTGATGAGGCACAGGATCTGGCGCAGCGTTTTGGCGTGATGAGTATTCCGACGATTTCATTGTTTAAAGACGGAAAAGTGATTGCCAACTGGGTTGGATTGCGTCCCAAACCGGTATTGCTAAAAGAAATTGATGAAGCACTGGCAAAATAATCAAGGGAGTCGAAACAGTGCATATCGTTTTTAAAATTATTCTCGGTATGGTTGTTGGAGCCGGCATTGGCTACGGGCTGCACCGTCTGATCGGATGTTCAAGCGGCGCTTGCCCAATATGGAGTTCCCCGGTTTATGCCATGCTTTATGGTGCAGGTTTGGGTGCGCTGATCGCCGGCTGAAGTGCAAGTATGGGACGCAGTAAAAAGGAGAGATTATGATGAGAAAAATATCAGCAGGAATTGGAATTATTTTAGCGACCGTATTGATTGCCGGTTGTCAAGGCGCGGCGGAAAATGCCAAGGCCGGTGGGAAAATAGGTGCGTCGGCAAAAGACTCGGTCGTGATGACGACCGATAAGACGGTTTTTCCTGATTTTTCAGTTAAAAATTTTGCGGGCAATGACATAGCACTTAAAGATTATCGCGGTAAAATTGTGATTCTTGATTTATTTGCCACCTGGTGCCCGCCCTGTCGCAAGGAGATTCCTCATTTTATAGAGTTGCAAAATGAGTACAAAGATGATCTGGCGGTCATCGGGCTATCGTATGATCAAGCCCCGTTAAAAAAGGTACAGGCATTTGCAGACGAGATGAAAATTAATTATGATCTTTTTTGGGGGAGTCAGGAAATTGCCGCTTATGTCGGTCTGCGTGGGATTCCCCATACCCTGGTGATTGATCAGACTGGGAAGATCATTCAATCCTATGTCGGGTACCGGGATAAAAGTGTTTTTGAGAATGATATCAAATCATTGCTGGCTGAAAAAACCGGCAATGAGTAATCTACAATGCAGCCTGCCAACGCCTGCACCGGAAGCGGCGCGGGCGTTGGCGGGCATCCAGACGATTGCCATTGTCGGGCTTTCACCCAAACCCACACGACCTTCGCATCAAATTGGTGTCTACTTAAAAGCCAAGGGATATACGATTATCCCGATCCGTCCGGCAATTCAGAAATTGCTGGAGGAACCGGTCTATCCTTCTTTAGCAGCGTATGGCAAGCCGGTTGATGTGGTGAATATTTTTCGGCGTGCGGAGGCGGTCCCGGAGCTGGTGGATGAGGCCATCCGGATTGGGTGCAAGGTGATTTGGATGCAAGAAGGTATCTGCCATGAACACGCTGCGGAAAAAGCCAGACAAGCTGGTATCGCGGTAGTCCAGAATAAGTGCATCATGAAAGTCATGGAAAGCCTGGCCTAAAAAAGCATCCTCACGCCAAGGCGCTAAGCTGCAAAGAACTTCAAAAATAATAAATCAATCTTTTAGGGTTTAATGCCTTTAACCTATTTTCATGCTATGTAATCCGTGGACAGAGATTTTGTATTTTTTTGTGCCCTTTGCGCCTTAGCGTGATAGGGCTTTATGAATTTTTTGTGATCATTCGTGGAAAGCGATTTGTCCGGAAAGAATTCATCTGTGCTTGACAAAGGGGGACGCTGGGAGGAAACGTCCCCCTTTGTTCCAATTATTGAATTTTGATATTCTTTGGTTGTGCCTGTTCAGCCTTGGGAATGGTGATGCTCAGGATTCCGTTGTTAAAAGCAGCTTGGATTCCTGTTGGGTCAGCTGTTTTGGGCAGGGTGAAGCTGCGGGCAAAGCTGCCGAATTGCCTTTCGCAGATATCATATTTCTCCTGCTCAGCCGGTTTTTCAGATTTTTTTTCACCCTGAATAGTTAATACATCTCCTTTCAGGTTAATCGTGACATCCTCTTTGTTCACACCGGGAAGCTCAAGCGCCACGTCAAAAGCATTTTTCTTCTCAACGATTTGGGTTGACGGCTGCCAATCGGATTTGTTTTCGTGGTTAAAACTACCGGTGTAGTCACCCAAGAAGTGGTTAAGCTCCTTTTCCAAATTATTTAATGTTCTGTACGGATTCCATTTGACGAGTGTCATAGTACTCATCTCCTTTCGAGTGTTTTTTAAATTCACCTTTATATAAAGCAGGTATCGTGCCGGTTTTGTCGACACGGACAGACAAAGGAAAAAGCTTGGATTTAAGGGAAAGTTGAAATATGTGAGACAGAGATAAGCACGCAAACTGTTTCAGGGGATTGCAAAATGAGGCACTCGGCTGACTTGAAATAAAACACAGTCAATGGGGGCCGGCATTCATCTGTTACGCTGGAGATGGGTTTCCAGGAAAATATTTTTCAAAAGAAGCACTTTTCTAAACAAAAAAATCAGGAATCAGGTAGTATTTTAAAGTAATAATTTATTTAGTTATTAGGAGGAAAGTATGCGACGTTATTTGAAACAAATTATTTTGGTAATTGCTATGGTTGTTGCTTTTTGTACGACAGTAACTGCCGGTTGGTGGGAAGAAGCAACCCTGACCACCCGGGCCGAAGGGACCACTCAAGAAAACATCAATGATTCTTTGGCCACAGCATCAGAGGATGTGTTGCTGGATACAGTGCCTAATTCAGGCACAGGTACGATTGCGATGGATACGGATGATGATTGGTATAAGCTGAGCGGTTATTCGTCCGGCACTGATCAATTTTTGAAAATTAGTACAGACAATACCCGCGTGAATTTGAGTTTGCGAAATGCCGGATACAGCTATTTGGCGCAAGGAAATGAATCGGCGCCGCTTTATTTTATGCTTACGGATACGCCGACTGATTATTATTTGGAAGTCAACCGGGGCGGTGACAGCACCTACCGTATTGTCATGGAGCTGGTTGATTCAGCGACAATCAGCGGGCAGGTCCGGTTGCTCGGACTTGCCGGATCGACTTCCAACTCGCTGACCGTGTATGCATATAGTGCGAATCGTAAGATTGTATCCAGCACAAATGTGACTGATCCTAATGGCAATTATACACTCCTTGTGCCGGCAAATACTACAGTGGGCGGACTGGGCGCTGAGCGCAATGAATATCATTATTTTGGTATCCTGCCTTATCCGGAAGATTGGTTTTACGGCGAGACCCTGCACATTCTGCAGGTGCTGATTCAACTTTCCGGCGGCGGGAGCGTTAGCGGGATTGATTTTAATGTTTATCCGGAAGCGCAAGTCACAGGGACCATCACCAGCGGGGTCAATGTAACCATCCAGTTGACGGAAATCTATACAGACGACAATGTTGCCTATGAGAGTAATACGCAAAATGCCTTTATTTTCCATAATGTTCTTCCCGGAACGTATGATTTAATTGTCAAACCCCAGGCCGGTTCGGGATATGCTCCGCTTCGGTTGACCAATGTACGGCCGGTAGACGGTCAGACGCTGATTGCCAATATTAATCTCACATCCGGCTATACGGTTTCGGGCAACATCACACCATCGGTTCCTTATGACATGGAGTTGCGTCTGGAATGGCATGGAAACGGCCAACTGGGAGGAGATGGTGCCTACGATGACTACTTTCGCCGGACCATTACGCCGCTTGACACTAATTATTCATTTACCAATGTACCCAATGATAATTACGAACTGGTGCTGGGAAATGACGGACCCTCATCCTATCCCGTTGTACCGGCAACGGTCAATAACGGCAATGTGACCAATGCGCATTTTACCACTAATTTTAATGGAGCGATCAGCGGAATTTTGACCGATAATACCGGATTGTTTCCCGATCTTACCCAATTGATGGTGGTCGGTGTGGCCCGGGGACAGACTGCGGTGGGCTATACATCTATGTATTACGCGCCGGTGCTTAATGCCGGGGGTGCTTTTGCAATTAATGTTCCTGACACCGCCCTTTATTATGATCTGTTTGCCGCCGACTTCAGCAGCGATGCAGCTATTCTGGCACACAGCTATGATTGCATGACCGGCACGGCGGGTGTTTCCCTTGTTAT
This genomic stretch from bacterium harbors:
- a CDS encoding response regulator, with translation MPKLLIIEDQPALRETLCMALEQPDVKIRCAKDAEGGFLHALKWRPDVVITDYALPGMDGIELIKKIVMRKDKPLTPTPCVRSSGISPGARGSVGRRKPRIIMLSARMDDVLEQKALELGADRCMGKPFDLLILRMLVAELMRKNRTVDKTG
- a CDS encoding helix-turn-helix domain-containing protein, encoding MTKTQTKVVKNIRKLLTQRGISAEKLAFEIDMSKSYLYAFMAGKKGITLESLERIAEGLDIDIKNFFE
- a CDS encoding CoA-binding protein, which encodes MSNLQCSLPTPAPEAARALAGIQTIAIVGLSPKPTRPSHQIGVYLKAKGYTIIPIRPAIQKLLEEPVYPSLAAYGKPVDVVNIFRRAEAVPELVDEAIRIGCKVIWMQEGICHEHAAEKARQAGIAVVQNKCIMKVMESLA
- a CDS encoding metalloregulator ArsR/SmtB family transcription factor, which translates into the protein MINKISDKNNYLEMSQILRSIGHPIRLQMLMGLCGSECNVNKVWRQLGISQPLASQHLIKMRKAGLVASTRKGKQICYSVTDERVRSILTYMCDLFGVTEQKKTTKEK
- a CDS encoding T9SS type A sorting domain-containing protein: MRRYLKQIILVIAMVVAFCTTVTAGWWEEATLTTRAEGTTQENINDSLATASEDVLLDTVPNSGTGTIAMDTDDDWYKLSGYSSGTDQFLKISTDNTRVNLSLRNAGYSYLAQGNESAPLYFMLTDTPTDYYLEVNRGGDSTYRIVMELVDSATISGQVRLLGLAGSTSNSLTVYAYSANRKIVSSTNVTDPNGNYTLLVPANTTVGGLGAERNEYHYFGILPYPEDWFYGETLHILQVLIQLSGGGSVSGIDFNVYPEAQVTGTITSGVNVTIQLTEIYTDDNVAYESNTQNAFIFHNVLPGTYDLIVKPQAGSGYAPLRLTNVRPVDGQTLIANINLTSGYTVSGNITPSVPYDMELRLEWHGNGQLGGDGAYDDYFRRTITPLDTNYSFTNVPNDNYELVLGNDGPSSYPVVPATVNNGNVTNAHFTTNFNGAISGILTDNTGLFPDLTQLMVVGVARGQTAVGYTSMYYAPVLNAGGAFAINVPDTALYYDLFAADFSSDAAILAHSYDCMTGTAGVSLVIETNGNSISGRFAHSSGKALNAFLDDSPVITFTRQVNSYARLADLEMDAVDVYSSGPFLDGIPNTPYAISVNGYTEFMLDNSQSLLMTGSNQTVDISFSTDFSADRSSPAIFNLEPVSRSVTTSARPVINALLWDNFLGAGVDTGSLSVSLNGSPVTASTVPMLEGQYAVSFQPASDLLPGDNPHEVLITLGDRSTNPQGVPTAVVTWSFDIATYTATVSPTVTPTETPTTTQTPVYSPTASPTVSLTPTITLTSTISATATPTASVTPTMTQSATYTATPTATVTRTASLTATASPTATQTLTATLTATITPSSTITPTATISPTNTPTPTMTPSMTASATNALSGVALEANDVLPYPNPGRNQIRFLMHFTEPSDVRIELYNTNGEQVADINQSFNAGRGQYILWDCREVAAGIYFARVLVNGSERKVKKIAIVK
- a CDS encoding TlpA family protein disulfide reductase, translated to MMRKISAGIGIILATVLIAGCQGAAENAKAGGKIGASAKDSVVMTTDKTVFPDFSVKNFAGNDIALKDYRGKIVILDLFATWCPPCRKEIPHFIELQNEYKDDLAVIGLSYDQAPLKKVQAFADEMKINYDLFWGSQEIAAYVGLRGIPHTLVIDQTGKIIQSYVGYRDKSVFENDIKSLLAEKTGNE
- a CDS encoding DUF6132 family protein, with the translated sequence MVVGAGIGYGLHRLIGCSSGACPIWSSPVYAMLYGAGLGALIAG
- the trxA gene encoding thioredoxin, which gives rise to MAIQVSSQAFAEEVEKSDKPVVADFYADWCGPCKMITPIMEEILQERSDLKIVKINVDEAQDLAQRFGVMSIPTISLFKDGKVIANWVGLRPKPVLLKEIDEALAK
- a CDS encoding Hsp20/alpha crystallin family protein, translating into MTLVKWNPYRTLNNLEKELNHFLGDYTGSFNHENKSDWQPSTQIVEKKNAFDVALELPGVNKEDVTINLKGDVLTIQGEKKSEKPAEQEKYDICERQFGSFARSFTLPKTADPTGIQAAFNNGILSITIPKAEQAQPKNIKIQ